The following proteins come from a genomic window of Mauremys mutica isolate MM-2020 ecotype Southern chromosome 7, ASM2049712v1, whole genome shotgun sequence:
- the LOC123374412 gene encoding lysosomal acid lipase/cholesteryl ester hydrolase-like isoform X2 translates to MRASSLLHLTRTPASFSAQDEPALRMNQGPKPVVFLQHGLLTEGSTWLTNVAKNSLGFILADAGYDVWIGNSRGNTWSRRHVNLSVHQEKFWAFSFDEMAKYDLPAVIDFIVQKTGQEQLYYVGHSQGTTIAFIAFSTMPQLARRIKMYFALAPVATVKYAKSPLTKLALLPNSIIKILFGNKDFLPHNYFGEVVPVEFCSHEILSEICGNILFVLCGFNENNLNMSRVHVYTAHAPAGTSVQNMIHWKQAIETGKLKAYDWGILFNRLHYNQDTPPLYNVKHMQVPTAMWSGGNDLLADPRDVALLRQQITNLVYHKAIPEWNHLDFIWGLDAPKRMYNEILDLMRKNP, encoded by the exons gtcCAAAGCCTGTTGTGTTTCTGCAGCATGGTTTACTTACAGAAGGCAGCACCTGGCTCACCAATGTGGCTAAAAACAGCCTGGGCTTCATTCTGGCAGATGCAGGCTATGATGTTTGGATAGGAAACAGCAGAGGGAACACCTGGTCTAGACGACATGTAAACCTTTCAGTGCACCAAGAGAAATTCTGGGCTTTCAG CTTTGATGAAATGGCTAAATATGACCTTCCAGCAGTGATTGATTTTATTGTGCAGAAAACTGGACAAGAGCAGTTGTATTATGTTGGCCATTCACAAGGCACCACTATAG CTTTCATAGCATTTTCAACCATGCCCCAGCTGGCTCGGAGAATCAAAATGTACTTTGCCTTAGCTCCTGTAGCCACAGTGAAATATGCCAAATCCCCATTGACAAAGCTTGCATTACTTCCCAATTCAATTATCAAG ATTTTATTTGGGAATAAAGATTTCTTACCCCACAATTACTTTGGTGAGGTGGTTCCTGTTGAATTTTGTAGCCATGAGATATTATCAGAGATTTGTGGTAATATCCTGTTCGTGCTGTGTGGATTTAATGAGAACAACTTAAATATG aGCCGAGTACATGTGTATACAGCACATGCCCCAGCAGGAACATCTGTACAAAATATGATTCATTGGAAACAG GCAATTGAAACTGGTAAACTTAAAGCTTATGACTGGGGAATCCTGTTCAACCGTTTGCACTATAATCAG GATACTCCTCCCTTATACAATGTGAAGCACATGCAAGTCCCAACTGCAATGTGGAGTGGTGGAAATGACTTGCTCGCTGACCCTAGGGATGTTGCCCTTTTGCGTCAACAAATCACTAATCTGGTTTACCACAAGGCGATTCCTGAGTGGAACCATCTGGATTTCATCTGGGGCCTCGATGCACCTAAGCGCATGTATAATGAAATCCTCGACTTGATGAGGAAAAACCCATGA